Proteins encoded together in one Eublepharis macularius isolate TG4126 chromosome 2, MPM_Emac_v1.0, whole genome shotgun sequence window:
- the DUSP19 gene encoding dual specificity protein phosphatase 19, protein MHSLTKEIRAFSRTNLRKQCTRVTTLSGKRIIETWKDARMQVVEAADLNDGDACGYVQDLRLDLQVGVIKPWLLLGSQDAAHDLETVKKYRVTHILNVAYGVENAFPDDLTYRSIPILDLPETEILSYFPECFEFIEQVKLKDGVVLVHCNAGVSRAAAIVIGFLMHSEGLSFSQAFSLVKNARPAICPNSGFMEQLHKYQQCNNKANGTLNNI, encoded by the exons ATGCACTCGCTCACCAAAGAGATCAGAGCCTTCTCCAGGACTAATTTAAGAAAACAATGCACCCGAGTCACCACCTTATCCGGGAAGAGAATTATAGAGACGTGGAAGGACGCCCGAATGCAGGTGGTGGAAGCGGCGGATCTTAACGACGGAGACGCCTGTGGTTATGTGCAAGACTTGAGGTTGGATCTGCAAGTGGGCGTCATTAAACCGTGGCTCTTGCTGG GATCACAGGATGCCGCCCATGACCTAGAGACTGTGAAAAAATACAGG GTTACCCACATTCTAAATGTTGCCTATGGAGTTGAAAATGCTTTCCCCGATGACTTAACATACAGGAGCATTCCTATCCTCGATTTGCCCGAGACTGAAATTTTGTCTTATTTTCCTGAATGCTTTGAATTTATTGAGCAAGTCAAGTTAAAG GATGGTGTGGTGCTTGTTCACTGTAATGCAGGAGTTTCTCGAGCGGCAGCAATTGTCATTGGTTTCCTCATGCATTCAGAAGGACTCAGTTTTTCTCAGGCTTTTTCTTTGGTGAAAAATGCCAGACCGGCCATTTGTCCAAATTCAGGTTTCATGGAGCAACTTCACAAATACCAACAGTGCAATAATAAAGCAAATGGAACTTTAAATAATATTTGA